The following coding sequences lie in one Corynebacterium humireducens NBRC 106098 = DSM 45392 genomic window:
- the uvrC gene encoding excinuclease ABC subunit UvrC, producing the protein MADPSTWRPAPGTIPTEPGVYKFRDEHRRVIYVGKANSLRARLANYFQDVTTLHPRTRQMVLTAASVEWTVVASEVEALQLEYTWIKRFDPRFNVKYRDDKTYPLLAVSTGETIPRAFFYRGPRRRGVRYFGPYSHAWAVRETLDLLTRVFPVRTCSKGVYNRHQSLGRPCLLGYIDKCSAPCVGRVSPEEHRDIVDGFVSFMNGHTDQVVRQLTREMEEAAAELEFERAARLRDDLEAINKVMEQQSVVLGDGTDADLVAVHSDELEAAVQIFHVRGGRIRGQRGWVVERTEEPVEALMQDFLIQFYSDAVERALLDARDEADRVERRGVDRYSSQPPRPGAVVPREILVQHLPDEADEVATLLGELRGAAVDLRVPQRGDKRALLETVGRNAQDALRQHKLKRVGDLTARSAALQDIQDVLGLEEAPLRIECTDISHIQGTDVVASLVVFEDGLPRKSDYRRYRVKEAAGGGHSDDVASIAEITRRRFLRHNQDRLSVPDEEAEAQTFADEQVEEMSTDVRRFAYPPNLFIVDGGLPQVNAAQKVFDELGIVDVTLIGLAKRLEEIWVPGEADPLILPRNSQGLFLLQQIRDEAHRFAITYHRQQRSKRMRVSELDGVPGLGATRRTELVRHFGSVKKLREATVEEIAEVRGFGPKLAAAVFTHLHPTAGDGPR; encoded by the coding sequence ATGGCTGATCCGAGCACCTGGCGCCCGGCCCCGGGGACCATCCCCACGGAGCCGGGCGTCTACAAGTTCCGCGACGAGCACCGGCGCGTCATCTACGTCGGCAAGGCGAACAGCCTGCGGGCCCGCCTGGCGAACTACTTCCAGGACGTCACCACCCTCCACCCGCGCACCCGCCAGATGGTGCTCACCGCGGCGTCGGTGGAGTGGACCGTGGTGGCCTCCGAGGTGGAGGCGCTGCAGCTCGAGTACACGTGGATCAAGCGTTTCGACCCGCGCTTCAACGTCAAGTACCGCGACGACAAGACCTACCCGCTGCTGGCCGTCTCCACCGGGGAGACGATCCCGCGCGCCTTCTTCTACCGCGGCCCGCGCCGCCGGGGGGTGCGCTACTTCGGCCCCTACTCCCACGCCTGGGCCGTGCGTGAGACCCTCGACCTGCTCACCCGGGTCTTCCCGGTGCGGACCTGCTCGAAGGGCGTCTACAACCGGCACCAGAGCCTCGGCCGGCCCTGCCTGCTCGGCTACATCGACAAGTGCTCCGCCCCGTGCGTCGGGCGCGTCAGCCCGGAGGAGCACCGCGACATCGTCGACGGTTTCGTCTCCTTCATGAACGGCCACACCGACCAGGTCGTCCGCCAGCTCACCCGCGAGATGGAGGAGGCCGCCGCGGAACTCGAGTTCGAGCGCGCGGCCCGCCTGCGCGACGACCTCGAGGCGATCAACAAGGTCATGGAGCAGCAGTCCGTCGTCCTCGGGGACGGCACCGACGCCGATCTCGTCGCCGTCCACTCGGACGAGCTGGAGGCCGCCGTCCAGATCTTCCACGTCCGCGGCGGCCGCATCCGCGGCCAGCGCGGCTGGGTCGTGGAGCGCACCGAGGAGCCCGTCGAGGCGCTCATGCAGGACTTCCTCATCCAGTTCTACTCCGACGCCGTCGAACGTGCGCTTCTCGACGCCCGCGACGAGGCCGACCGCGTCGAACGCCGCGGCGTCGACAGGTACTCCTCGCAGCCGCCGCGCCCCGGGGCCGTCGTGCCGCGGGAGATCCTCGTGCAGCACCTGCCGGACGAGGCGGACGAGGTCGCGACCCTGCTCGGGGAGCTGCGCGGCGCGGCCGTCGACCTGCGGGTCCCGCAGCGCGGCGACAAGCGGGCACTCCTGGAGACCGTCGGGCGCAACGCGCAGGACGCCCTGCGCCAGCACAAGCTCAAGCGCGTCGGCGACCTCACGGCCCGTTCCGCGGCGTTGCAGGACATCCAGGACGTGCTCGGCCTCGAGGAGGCCCCGCTGCGTATCGAGTGCACCGACATCTCCCACATCCAGGGCACCGACGTCGTCGCCTCGCTCGTCGTCTTCGAGGACGGCCTGCCCCGCAAGTCCGACTACCGCCGCTACCGGGTGAAGGAGGCGGCCGGCGGGGGACACTCCGACGACGTCGCCTCCATCGCGGAGATCACCCGGCGCCGTTTCCTGCGCCACAACCAGGACAGGCTCAGCGTCCCCGACGAGGAGGCCGAGGCCCAGACCTTCGCCGACGAGCAGGTCGAGGAGATGAGCACCGACGTCCGGCGTTTCGCCTACCCGCCGAACCTGTTCATCGTCGACGGAGGCCTCCCGCAGGTCAACGCCGCGCAGAAGGTCTTCGACGAGCTCGGCATCGTCGACGTCACCCTCATCGGCCTGGCCAAGCGCCTGGAGGAGATCTGGGTGCCCGGCGAGGCGGACCCGCTGATCCTGCCGCGCAACTCCCAGGGCCTCTTCCTGCTCCAGCAGATCCGTGACGAGGCCCACCGCTTCGCCATCACCTACCACCGGCAGCAGCGCTCGAAGCGGATGCGCGTCTCCGAGCTCGACGGTGTGCCCGGCCTCGGTGCCACCCGCCGGACCGAGCTGGTCCGGCACTTCGGGTCGGTGAAGAAGCTGCGGGAGGCCACCGTCGAGGAGATCGCGGAGGTGCGCGGTTTCGGGCCGAAACTCGCGGCGGCGGTGTTCACTCACCTGCACCCCACGGCGGGGGACGGCCCGCGATAG
- a CDS encoding PH domain-containing protein — translation MNTDNTRRQLSDEELAYYAALDPHAQTTTKPWEFEVRSPSLRRLAWICIAVLMAVHIFMGYFLDIEFTGAGISFIDKLAFPMVGVILSVLAYLAFTRPRVRANEDGVEIRNIIGTRFYPWAVIYGLFFPQGSRMARLELPEFEYVPMWAMQASDGPAVVKAVSEFRELEAKYMPQD, via the coding sequence ATGAACACCGACAACACCCGCCGTCAGCTGAGCGACGAGGAGCTCGCCTACTACGCCGCCCTCGACCCGCACGCCCAGACCACCACCAAGCCCTGGGAGTTCGAGGTCCGCTCGCCCTCCCTGCGGCGACTGGCGTGGATCTGCATCGCTGTCCTCATGGCGGTGCACATCTTCATGGGCTACTTCCTGGACATCGAGTTCACCGGCGCGGGCATCTCCTTCATCGACAAGCTGGCCTTCCCGATGGTCGGCGTCATCCTCTCCGTGCTGGCGTACCTCGCGTTCACCCGTCCGCGGGTCCGCGCGAACGAGGACGGCGTGGAGATCCGCAACATCATCGGCACCCGCTTCTACCCGTGGGCCGTCATCTACGGCCTGTTCTTCCCGCAGGGTTCCCGCATGGCGCGTCTGGAGCTGCCCGAGTTCGAGTACGTCCCCATGTGGGCGATGCAGGCCTCCGACGGCCCGGCCGTGGTCAAGGCCGTGTCCGAGTTCCGTGAGCTCGAGGCCAAGTACATGCCGCAGGACTAG
- the ribH gene encoding 6,7-dimethyl-8-ribityllumazine synthase has product MSKEGLPVLDGTLDAAGLSVAVVTARWNTEICEQMRRNAVAAAREAGVEKLSEAHVMGALELPVVVQEFARTHDAVVALGCVIRGGTPHFDYVCDSVTEGLTRIALDESTPIGNGVLTTNDEQQAIDRAGFADSVEDKGAEAMIAALDAALTLRRIRTQAGLPADQG; this is encoded by the coding sequence GTGAGCAAGGAAGGTCTCCCCGTCCTCGACGGCACCCTCGACGCCGCCGGCCTGAGCGTCGCCGTCGTCACCGCCCGCTGGAACACCGAGATCTGCGAGCAGATGCGCCGTAACGCGGTCGCGGCGGCGCGGGAGGCGGGCGTCGAGAAGCTCTCCGAGGCACACGTCATGGGTGCCCTCGAGCTGCCCGTCGTCGTCCAGGAGTTCGCGCGCACGCACGACGCGGTCGTGGCCCTGGGCTGCGTCATCCGCGGCGGCACGCCGCACTTCGACTACGTGTGCGACTCCGTCACCGAGGGCCTGACCCGCATCGCGCTGGACGAGTCCACCCCGATCGGCAACGGCGTGCTCACCACCAACGACGAGCAGCAGGCCATCGACCGGGCCGGCTTCGCGGATTCCGTGGAGGACAAGGGCGCAGAGGCCATGATCGCGGCCCTCGACGCCGCGCTGACGCTGCGCCGCATCCGCACGCAGGCTGGCCTTCCTGCGGACCAGGGTTAG
- a CDS encoding bifunctional 3,4-dihydroxy-2-butanone-4-phosphate synthase/GTP cyclohydrolase II: protein MSDETLEKTDSLRLDTVERAIADIAAGKAVVVVDDEDRENEGDLIFAAELATPELVAFMVRYSSGYICTALTNADCDRLDLPPMVAQNQDARHTAYTVTVDAATGTTGISATSRAETIRRLADPTTTRLDFTRPGHVVPLRAVEGGVLARDGHTEAAVDLSVLAGLRPAGVLCEIVSEDDPTDMARGPELRRFSDEHGLAMISIEQLIEYRRRTESQVERLVETRMPTEFGEFRMYGYRHRVDGTEFVALTVGDVTGDGDVLVRVHSECLTGDVFSSRRCDCGPQLHESMRMVQEAGRGVIIYLRGHEGRGIGLMAKMEAYRLQDLGLDTVDANLEQGLPADAREYSAAGQILRDLGVGSVSLLTNNPTKCAALEGFGVDISGRTSIPVEPNADNIRYLRTKRDRMGHDLPGVDAWDAGHPDN, encoded by the coding sequence GTGAGTGACGAAACCCTGGAGAAGACCGACAGCCTGCGCCTCGACACGGTGGAGCGCGCCATCGCCGACATCGCGGCCGGCAAGGCGGTCGTGGTCGTGGATGATGAGGACCGTGAGAACGAGGGCGACCTCATCTTCGCCGCCGAGCTGGCGACCCCCGAGCTCGTGGCCTTCATGGTCCGCTACAGCTCCGGCTACATCTGCACCGCCCTGACCAACGCCGACTGCGACCGTCTCGATCTGCCGCCGATGGTGGCGCAGAACCAGGACGCCCGCCACACCGCGTACACCGTCACCGTCGACGCCGCGACCGGCACCACCGGCATCTCCGCGACGTCCCGGGCGGAGACCATCCGCCGTCTCGCCGACCCGACCACCACCCGCCTCGACTTCACCCGCCCCGGCCACGTCGTGCCGCTGCGGGCCGTCGAGGGCGGCGTGCTGGCCCGTGACGGCCACACCGAGGCCGCCGTGGACCTCTCCGTCCTGGCGGGGCTGCGCCCGGCCGGCGTGCTCTGCGAGATCGTCTCCGAGGACGACCCGACCGACATGGCCCGCGGCCCGGAGCTGCGCCGCTTCTCCGACGAGCACGGCCTGGCGATGATCTCCATCGAGCAGCTCATCGAGTACCGCCGCCGCACCGAGTCGCAGGTCGAGCGCCTGGTGGAGACCCGCATGCCGACCGAGTTCGGTGAGTTCCGCATGTACGGCTACCGCCACCGCGTCGACGGCACCGAGTTCGTCGCCCTGACCGTCGGTGACGTCACCGGCGACGGCGACGTCCTCGTCCGTGTCCACTCCGAGTGCCTGACCGGCGACGTCTTCTCGTCCCGCCGCTGCGACTGTGGTCCGCAGCTGCACGAGTCGATGCGCATGGTGCAGGAGGCCGGCCGGGGCGTCATCATCTACCTGCGCGGCCACGAGGGCCGCGGCATCGGCCTCATGGCCAAGATGGAGGCCTACCGCCTCCAGGACCTGGGGCTCGACACCGTCGACGCCAACCTGGAGCAGGGACTGCCCGCCGACGCCCGCGAGTACTCCGCCGCCGGCCAGATCCTCCGTGACCTCGGCGTGGGCTCCGTCTCCCTGCTGACGAACAACCCCACCAAGTGCGCCGCGCTCGAGGGCTTCGGCGTCGACATCAGCGGCCGCACCTCCATCCCGGTGGAGCCGAACGCCGACAACATCCGCTACCTGCGCACCAAGCGTGACCGCATGGGCCACGACCTGCCCGGCGTCGACGCCTGGGACGCCGGACACCCCGACAACTAA
- a CDS encoding riboflavin synthase, which translates to MFTGLVEEIGRVEKLEPQEDALRLTIGASKVLTDASFGDSISVNGVCLTVVEHSDTQFTADVMQESLDRTGLGQLQVGSRVNLERALAAGARLGGHIMQGHVDGTSCLLSRESSENWDVLRFSLDADLARYVVEKGSIAVNGTSLTVSAVGEDWFEVSLIPTTLAETTHGELAEGDVVNIEVDVLAKYVEKMLGDRADGRTGRAEG; encoded by the coding sequence TTGTTCACAGGACTGGTTGAGGAGATCGGCCGCGTCGAGAAGCTCGAGCCGCAGGAGGACGCCCTGCGTCTGACGATCGGTGCCAGCAAGGTGCTCACCGACGCCTCCTTCGGTGACTCCATCTCCGTCAACGGCGTGTGCCTGACGGTCGTGGAGCACAGTGACACGCAGTTCACCGCCGACGTGATGCAGGAGTCCCTCGACCGCACCGGCCTCGGGCAGCTGCAGGTCGGCTCGCGGGTGAACCTCGAGCGTGCCCTGGCCGCCGGTGCCCGCCTGGGCGGACACATCATGCAGGGCCACGTCGACGGTACCTCCTGCCTGCTCAGCCGGGAGAGCTCGGAGAACTGGGACGTGCTGCGATTCTCGCTGGACGCGGACCTGGCGCGGTACGTCGTCGAGAAGGGCTCCATCGCCGTCAACGGCACCAGCTTGACTGTGTCCGCGGTGGGGGAGGACTGGTTCGAGGTCTCCCTCATCCCGACGACCCTCGCGGAGACCACCCACGGTGAACTCGCCGAAGGCGACGTCGTCAACATCGAGGTCGACGTGCTGGCCAAGTACGTCGAGAAGATGCTCGGCGACAGGGCCGACGGTCGGACCGGCCGTGCGGAGGGCTAA
- the ribD gene encoding bifunctional diaminohydroxyphosphoribosylaminopyrimidine deaminase/5-amino-6-(5-phosphoribosylamino)uracil reductase RibD, with the protein MDDIGRALAAALSSGAEVRGRTSPNPPVGAAILDRNGELVGRGATQPAGGPHAEVMALREAGERARGGTAVVTLEPCNHTGRTGPCSQALVDVGVDTVYYCQPDPNPVATGGATFLRENGVNAECLDHEVEALVPWLTAVRRNRPSVTLKFAQTLDGFTAALDGSSQWITGPEARRHVHGDRSRRDAIIIGTGTAIADNPSLTARDGDRELPVQPRRVVIGGRSLTGHAGNLHRLGFEQYRGIPEALWRLWDTGARDVLVEGGAHLASGFVEAGLVDHIQAYVAPALLGQGRSVLTEAVGLSIDDALRFRTRRVVQLGDDVLIEMTRKD; encoded by the coding sequence ATGGACGACATCGGTAGGGCGTTGGCCGCCGCCCTCAGCTCCGGCGCGGAGGTGCGGGGCCGGACCAGCCCCAACCCGCCGGTGGGAGCGGCGATCCTCGACCGGAACGGCGAGCTCGTCGGCCGGGGCGCGACCCAGCCCGCGGGCGGCCCGCACGCCGAGGTCATGGCGCTGCGCGAGGCGGGGGAGCGGGCACGCGGCGGCACCGCCGTGGTCACCCTCGAGCCCTGCAACCACACCGGTCGCACGGGTCCCTGTTCGCAGGCGCTTGTCGACGTCGGCGTGGACACCGTCTACTACTGCCAGCCGGACCCCAACCCGGTGGCCACCGGGGGCGCCACCTTCCTGCGCGAGAACGGTGTCAACGCCGAGTGCCTCGACCATGAGGTGGAGGCCCTGGTGCCGTGGCTGACCGCGGTCCGCCGCAACCGGCCCTCGGTGACCCTCAAGTTCGCCCAGACCCTCGACGGTTTCACCGCGGCGCTGGACGGGTCGAGCCAGTGGATCACGGGACCGGAGGCACGTCGGCACGTGCACGGGGACCGTTCACGGCGTGACGCGATCATCATCGGCACCGGCACCGCCATCGCCGACAACCCCTCGCTCACCGCCCGGGACGGGGACCGGGAGCTGCCGGTGCAGCCGCGGCGCGTGGTCATCGGCGGCCGTTCCCTCACGGGGCACGCCGGCAACCTGCACCGCCTCGGCTTCGAGCAGTACCGGGGAATTCCGGAGGCCCTGTGGCGGTTGTGGGACACAGGGGCACGGGACGTCCTCGTCGAGGGCGGCGCGCACCTGGCCTCCGGATTCGTGGAGGCCGGCCTGGTCGACCACATCCAGGCGTATGTCGCTCCGGCGCTGCTCGGGCAGGGCCGGAGCGTCCTCACGGAGGCGGTCGGTCTGAGCATCGACGACGCCCTCCGATTCCGTACCCGCCGCGTCGTCCAGCTGGGCGACGACGTGCTCATCGAGATGACCCGAAAGGACTGA
- the rpe gene encoding ribulose-phosphate 3-epimerase yields MASPIIAPSILAADFSKLGEEVRAVANADWIHVDIMDGHFVPNLSFGPDITRTVDKITDQHLDVHLMIENPERWVDHYVDAGADCVIFHVEATEDHVALAQHLRAKGVKAGFSLKPGTPIEPYLADLPHFDLVLVMSVEPGFGGQSFMPDQLEKVRALREAIDAAQLDTLIEIDGGISEKTIRAAAEAGCDAFVAGSAVYGKEDPAAAVDNLRQLATI; encoded by the coding sequence ATGGCATCTCCGATCATCGCTCCCAGCATCCTCGCGGCCGACTTCTCGAAGCTCGGCGAGGAGGTCCGCGCCGTCGCGAACGCGGACTGGATCCACGTGGACATCATGGACGGTCACTTCGTCCCCAACCTGTCCTTCGGCCCGGACATCACGAGGACCGTCGACAAGATCACCGACCAGCACCTCGACGTGCACCTCATGATCGAGAACCCGGAGCGGTGGGTCGACCACTACGTCGACGCCGGAGCCGACTGCGTCATCTTCCACGTCGAGGCGACCGAGGACCATGTCGCCCTGGCCCAGCACCTGCGCGCGAAGGGCGTGAAGGCGGGCTTCTCCCTCAAGCCGGGCACCCCGATCGAGCCGTACCTGGCTGACCTGCCGCATTTCGACCTCGTCCTGGTCATGTCGGTGGAGCCGGGCTTCGGCGGCCAGTCCTTCATGCCGGATCAGCTGGAGAAGGTCCGGGCGCTGCGGGAGGCCATCGACGCCGCGCAGCTGGACACCCTCATCGAGATCGACGGCGGCATCTCCGAGAAGACGATCCGCGCGGCCGCCGAGGCCGGCTGCGACGCCTTCGTCGCGGGCTCCGCCGTGTACGGCAAGGAGGACCCGGCCGCGGCCGTCGACAACCTGCGTCAGCTCGCCACCATCTAG
- a CDS encoding DUF4349 domain-containing protein — protein sequence MEAKRTQVVARVVGLMMVGLLTLTACGADSFDIPDLPGSGGMVAEYAPGLADTDIEDRAAAPDSEVREEVITTGTATVSTDDPAAAAADFSATVREHGGRIADSETSTRNDLPRATVTARVPAAEFQTVLDSLADRGEVVAQSTTSTDVGQEKADLEARQRALQASIDRLSELMAGADSVEDLLRAEEMLTQRQAELDSLTGQLDWLSDRVALSTLTVTFTVDDDGYRPPNVFEQAWETFLFSLQSVIIVFMGLLPWLVVIAAIAAAVLALVRRRRRRRTRPDREEGQPEE from the coding sequence ATGGAGGCGAAACGAACACAGGTGGTCGCGCGAGTGGTCGGCCTGATGATGGTCGGCCTGCTCACGCTGACAGCCTGCGGGGCCGACAGTTTCGACATCCCGGACCTCCCCGGCTCCGGGGGAATGGTCGCCGAGTACGCCCCCGGCCTGGCGGACACCGACATCGAGGACCGGGCCGCAGCGCCGGACAGTGAGGTCCGCGAGGAGGTCATCACCACCGGGACCGCCACCGTGAGCACCGACGACCCCGCCGCGGCCGCCGCGGACTTCAGCGCCACCGTCCGTGAGCACGGCGGCCGGATCGCCGACTCGGAGACCAGCACCCGGAACGACCTGCCCCGGGCCACCGTCACCGCCCGGGTCCCGGCGGCGGAGTTCCAGACCGTGCTCGACTCCCTCGCCGACCGCGGGGAGGTCGTCGCCCAGTCGACCACGTCGACGGACGTGGGGCAGGAGAAGGCCGACCTCGAGGCCCGGCAGAGGGCGCTGCAGGCGTCCATCGACCGTCTCAGTGAGCTCATGGCCGGGGCCGATTCCGTCGAGGATCTGCTCAGGGCCGAGGAGATGCTCACCCAGCGGCAGGCCGAGCTCGACTCCCTGACGGGGCAGCTCGACTGGCTCTCCGACCGGGTCGCCCTGTCGACCCTCACCGTCACCTTCACCGTCGACGACGACGGCTACCGCCCGCCCAACGTGTTCGAGCAGGCGTGGGAGACCTTCCTGTTCTCCCTGCAGTCGGTCATCATCGTGTTCATGGGGCTGCTGCCGTGGCTGGTGGTCATCGCCGCGATCGCCGCCGCCGTCCTGGCCCTGGTGCGTCGTCGCCGGAGGCGCCGTACCCGCCCGGACCGTGAGGAAGGGCAGCCGGAGGAGTAA
- a CDS encoding enoyl-CoA hydratase, which translates to MTTSNTDAAQPLVVTADHADGKIREIKLNNHPKRNSLNIPMCDAIEEAMLAAVEDGARVVLLHGDGTVFSAGADLSGDVYAGGFYPRLLRMLGTIQTLPIPVVAWINGPAIGAGTQLSMACDLRVVNDTALFRVPIVDVAIALDEVTIRTLEHLVGGAIARTMLFTGAALSAEDAVRSGYAVQAGGFDDALQLAQLLATKAPLTLRHLKYEFAHTSHAPYDETARGEAAAAAWHSRDVHESRAARAEKRAPNFTGE; encoded by the coding sequence GTGACCACCTCGAACACCGACGCCGCGCAGCCGCTCGTCGTCACCGCCGACCACGCCGATGGGAAGATCCGGGAGATCAAGCTCAACAACCACCCGAAGCGCAACAGCCTCAACATCCCCATGTGCGACGCCATCGAGGAGGCCATGCTGGCGGCCGTGGAAGACGGCGCCCGGGTGGTCCTGCTCCACGGCGACGGCACGGTGTTCTCCGCGGGTGCGGACCTGTCCGGCGACGTCTACGCGGGTGGTTTCTACCCGCGCCTGCTGCGGATGCTCGGCACGATCCAGACCCTGCCCATCCCGGTGGTCGCCTGGATCAACGGCCCCGCCATCGGCGCCGGCACCCAGCTGTCCATGGCGTGCGACCTGCGCGTGGTCAATGACACCGCCCTGTTCCGCGTGCCCATCGTCGACGTGGCCATCGCCCTCGACGAGGTGACCATCCGCACCCTGGAGCACCTCGTCGGCGGGGCGATCGCCCGCACCATGCTCTTCACGGGCGCGGCACTGTCCGCCGAGGACGCCGTCCGCTCCGGCTACGCCGTGCAGGCCGGTGGCTTCGACGACGCCCTCCAGCTGGCGCAGCTGCTGGCCACCAAGGCCCCGCTCACCCTGCGCCACCTCAAGTACGAGTTCGCCCACACCTCGCACGCCCCCTACGACGAGACCGCCCGCGGCGAGGCGGCCGCCGCAGCCTGGCACTCCCGGGACGTGCACGAGTCCCGGGCCGCCCGCGCCGAGAAGCGCGCGCCCAACTTCACCGGAGAGTAG
- a CDS encoding RsmB/NOP family class I SAM-dependent RNA methyltransferase, translating to MSGGFRSRAKSSGQEPKRQAPKQTPKQAPRQARPQQSRKRPERRNTAGVDKPRLLAFDVLTRVREDDAYANLILPRMLRERRIVDRDAAFTTEITYGTLRTLGVLDAVIAECSSRGLDQIAPEVLDALRLGTYQLLYTRVEPHAAVDTTVRLVEAAGHEKAKGFANGIMRTISRTRPEKWIERLTPPGEIAAAAFRNAHPEWIAQSFSRVLGLGDLDAALGADSQRPTVHLVARPGEISAEELALMTGGEEGEYSPYAVHLSSGDPGDLEPVREGLAAVQDEGSQLIARAVVEAPLEGEDRGRWLDLCAGPGGKAALMGALARIDAAHVDAVEVSPHRAKLVEQTTRGLPVKVHVADGRDPGLEPGYDRVLVDAPCSGLGALRRRPEARWRKAESDIDGLAPLQYELLASALNLVRPGGVVIYSTCSPDLRETRAIVDRAVAELGAVELDAHELVAPMQDVGTHRSVQMWPHRHGTDAMFFAVLRRG from the coding sequence GTGAGTGGTGGATTCCGGTCCCGCGCCAAGTCCTCCGGCCAGGAGCCGAAGAGGCAGGCCCCGAAACAGACGCCGAAGCAGGCCCCGCGGCAGGCCCGGCCGCAGCAGAGCCGGAAGCGGCCGGAGAGGCGGAACACTGCGGGCGTCGACAAGCCGCGTCTGCTGGCCTTCGACGTGCTCACCCGCGTCCGGGAGGACGACGCCTACGCCAACCTGATCCTGCCGCGCATGCTGCGCGAACGCCGGATCGTCGACCGTGACGCCGCGTTCACCACGGAGATCACCTACGGCACGCTGCGGACCCTGGGCGTGCTCGACGCCGTCATCGCGGAGTGCTCCTCGCGCGGGCTCGACCAGATCGCGCCCGAGGTGCTCGACGCCCTGCGGCTGGGCACCTACCAGCTGCTGTACACGCGGGTGGAGCCGCATGCGGCCGTCGACACGACCGTCCGGCTGGTGGAGGCCGCGGGCCACGAGAAGGCCAAGGGATTCGCCAACGGCATCATGCGCACCATCTCCCGGACGCGACCGGAGAAGTGGATCGAGAGGCTCACCCCGCCGGGCGAGATCGCGGCCGCCGCCTTCCGCAACGCGCACCCCGAGTGGATCGCGCAGTCCTTCTCCCGGGTCCTCGGCCTCGGGGACCTCGACGCGGCGCTCGGCGCGGACTCGCAGCGCCCGACCGTGCACCTTGTCGCCCGTCCGGGCGAGATCAGCGCGGAGGAACTGGCACTCATGACCGGCGGCGAGGAGGGCGAGTACTCCCCGTACGCCGTCCACCTCAGCAGCGGCGACCCCGGGGACCTCGAGCCGGTCCGCGAGGGGCTGGCCGCCGTCCAGGACGAGGGTTCGCAGCTCATCGCCCGCGCCGTCGTCGAGGCCCCTCTCGAGGGGGAGGACCGCGGCCGGTGGCTGGACCTGTGCGCCGGTCCCGGCGGCAAGGCGGCGCTCATGGGCGCGCTCGCGCGTATCGACGCCGCCCACGTCGACGCCGTCGAGGTCTCCCCGCACCGCGCCAAGCTGGTGGAGCAGACCACCCGGGGGCTGCCCGTGAAGGTGCACGTCGCCGACGGCCGGGACCCGGGACTCGAGCCCGGCTACGACCGCGTGCTTGTCGACGCCCCCTGCTCCGGCCTCGGCGCCCTGCGCCGCCGGCCGGAGGCCCGCTGGCGCAAGGCCGAGTCCGACATCGACGGTCTGGCACCGCTCCAGTACGAACTGCTCGCCTCGGCGCTCAACCTGGTCCGCCCGGGCGGCGTCGTCATCTACTCGACGTGCTCCCCGGACCTGCGGGAGACCCGCGCGATCGTCGACCGTGCCGTGGCCGAACTCGGTGCGGTGGAGCTCGACGCGCACGAGCTGGTCGCCCCGATGCAGGACGTCGGCACGCACCGGAGCGTGCAGATGTGGCCCCACCGCCACGGCACCGACGCGATGTTCTTCGCGGTGCTGCGCCGGGGCTGA